TTGCCCCTTTTCCCTCTCCCGACCGTCTCACCGAGTCCTGCCTTACTCATTGCAACTCACTCTCATCTTCCTCCCTCTTAACCAGGTTTCACTTCTCTGTCTTGTTgcacttatttttcatgttttctatTGACAGTTGACTTATAAATGAAGGGAAAATAACAGAAAGAGTATTTATCTTCCACAGTTtgcatttttctttgcttcctttttgaaattttaatgacGATTTTACTATTCTGGgtacagtttttttcttttaagaggaTTCAACTTTGGAGCACCTTTTCCAGGTTCTTTGATGGATTCTTGAGCTCTTATAATTGTTTGATGGTGTGATTTGTGAgcttcttttgaagaaaaaaaaatgatacttTCAGCTCTTTTAACTTCAGTTGGAATCAATCTTGGACTGTGCTtgttgtttttcactttgtatTCAATATTGAGGAAGCAACCTGGTAATTTTTACGTGTATGCACCCCGTTTGGTCGATAAAGAGAAATCTCAGCCACAGGAGAGTGATGATTTTTACTTGGAAAGGTTATTGCCTTCTGCTGGTTGGGTTAGAAATGCTTGGCAGCTTTCTGAAGATGAAATCTTGTCAATTTCGGGTTTAGATGGTCTCGTGTTAACTCGGATCTTCACCTTCAGGTAAGGAAATCAAATGTCATTTAGTTGTGTAAAAGATTTCAAGTTTTAATCAGGGTTTGAAAAGGGTGGAGTTTTTCCTTTTTGCATGTGAATTATCTATAAAaatcacaactttttttttccttataaattAGAATAGAGAGACTCAATGATCATCAAATGAATTGTGgagttgtaaaaaataaaaaataaagatgactGACTGATCCCTGTTTGTGGATTTCAAGATGAAAAATTGTATTTGGTTTGATGGAAATaatgaaacaaagaaataaCGGAGACAAAAGAGAGAATATCTTATAAGTTTCTTATTAAGACAGAAGGATGGTGAATTTCTTGTTAAGGATCAGTAaagtttagtgtttttttttattaacaaattttTATCACTTGTGTTGGCTGAGGATGAATTCTACAACCTAAGCAGAGGAATTAATTAGGCTACACTTAAGCAGAATGCATAGTACAAAGCTGGAAAAGAATGTCTAGATTGTCTCGACTCTAGAGAACAACTTTCAACTTAACAGAAGCAATCATCTGTCATGGACTCTATTGAAAACTTTACTTGATAGGCTACATATATGCTTGGGGTTTCGACATATGGttgtgagaaaaaaatttagtggCAAGATACAGTAGGAGAGTCCATAAAGGTGTGTTGAGATTCAATTCATACAGGACTTTCTGGCTTTCTATTTTGAATCGTACTTTTTAATGAGTTATATACTATCTGAAGCTACACTTATGCATTTTTTCTCTCCACTTATAACAAAAACCTCACTTTCTTTGCCATGCATTCAGGCCCACTGCCTGTATTCCTATCACAATCAATTAGTATATTACTATGCCTAATGATTCTTTTACACTGCAAtctatttttcttgactttctATTCGTGCATTATTTTCATTCAGCCTTTTTTTCATATCCTTCTTTTAATGCAGCTTGAAAGTGTTCACCGTTGCTGGGGTTATTGGAATCTCCATCCTTCttccaattaattattttgggaACCAGCTAAGTGATGATTTTGGCCATTTGCCGAACAAGTCTTTGGATTCATTTAGTATATCAAATGTCAATGACGGTTCAAACAGGTAATCATTAGTTGGCTAGATGAACAGAATGTCATTGCTCAATTGTGCAAGATCAAACCATATGATATTAAACTTATCATCAAATGTATTTGATAGAAAAGTTCCATTGAGAAGATCTCTAgtaacaacatatttttttttcaatttacagttcaagtttcttgtttttcacCTTTTAGCTGAATGGATTCTCTGTGctctttgaaaatttgaaatttgtgcATGGAGGGACCCCAGGAGTAACCAAGTGAGCAAGAAATGTttcatctattttctttttctttatcttttttttatagagaaagaATGATATTAAGTGAGGAGAATGAGGGCAGTGCAATTCAAGGATTATATATCCTCCATAGAAAGGGGAAAATATCATACTAATACAAAAGAGTTCCTGACCTCGTTGCATGTCTGCTAAAGATTCTTTTCCAAAAGTTTCTGTGAGAGTGCACCATATTTAAGCCAAGAAACTTACTTTATCCCTAGGTAGCTGAACATGTAAAAGCCTGTCTTAAAAGCCTCTTGAGTGAGCTCAAATGGACCAAATAATTGCAAACACTGGGCATCACCAAAGAACATCAATCTCCCCTTTTCCTCTTAAAAACCTCGTACTTCATTAATAGCAATGCATCCTAGGTATTAAGATGCAGGGAAAACCCAAAactcagaaaataaaaaataacctgtTCTGTTGCAAGAAATGTTTGTCTAAATTCTGATATGGAAATGGAGTCAAGTTTCCTAACGGGTTCTGTTTCCTTGTGCTTGTCTAACAGATGTAGTGAAGCTGTCTATGTATAAGTTGACTTTTTTCTGAGAGTAGGTCTGTCTTGCAACCTACTAACGGACTGTTATACTAAATTATGATGGGATAAACACCTCTTATTTGATAAAGTTTCTCATTGGCCCTTTGCTTACTCTTTGTAATGCTCTCTTAGCTTGCCTTCTTAAATTTGATGTTCAGTATAGAATCCTAGGAAGCCCAGAACAGCAGAAATGTTCATCTTTCCAGAAACTTGAGCTTTTCTATGTTTTCCTCAATGATGAAAAGTAACTTGTAGTACTCCCAGCCATAGAAAGTTTCCCTAAATCAGACTTCCAAAGCCCTTAGTAGTCGGTGAGTATTATCTTGCAAGCTGGCAACTATAAATGggataattactttttattcaaatggCTATTAGATATGCAGGAACCCCATTCTTTTGCTGTTTGAACCATGCAAATAATAAAGGGAATAAAATTGACCATTTATCCAGGTGTACTAGACAACTTGTTATTAATCTTGCTGGTTTGGTTTTCCATAATGTCATGACCTGTAATCAGATCATTATGCTAACTGATTTGGGAATGGGGATAATGGTTTGAGATGTGGATTAAACATGACTTGGAATGCACCaacataataatgaaaataaagtttctgAATGTTATCTGGAAAGTCATTTCAGCTCACTTTAGACCATAGGTTGCCACTTTTTCCGAAGATAACTTCTACTTTGGTCGGCAATTGACTTATTTTGGTTGGATAGAACTCCAATAAATGCCCATCGCCCCAAGTACACTCAAACTATGGGCATTGTTAAGAAAAATTCATTGAGATGGATTGAActtcattttaatttcatattttctagTCTGTAATtgtgttctttttaatttattttcatataacaaaatGTTACTGCAGACATATATTTGATACTTCTGCATTCCACCCTACCTCTGTGCTAATTCTCATAGCTCTCCTTTTgccttaaataaaaattcttattcttttatcctGCTGTCTTAAAgttttatctcttcttttttactgCTTTTACCGACTTTATATTGGTTGTAAAGTTGAGTATTTCATTTTGTTGAAATAGCCTCATCTAAATATTGCTGTTAGATTCTCATGGTTTGCATGATTCTTTATTGCATCAAACAATCATTTAGCTATTCTTTGTTGAAGTTACCCTGATTATTAGTTTTGGTTTCTCTCAAGGTTATGGGTTCACTTTTCTGCTGCATATATTTTTACTGGAGTTGTCTGCTATCTTCTGTATTACGTAAgtactattattatttcttcTGCAAAAGCCACCGGGTTTTGGTTCATAAAAATGAAAGTAATCAGAGAATTTCTGACTTGTTAATTACACAATGTGCAGGAGCATAACTATATGTCAGCAAAAAGGATTGCTTACTTCTATTCATCCAAACCGCAGCCTCATCAGTTTACAATATTAGTCCGCAGTATCCCTTCCTCATCTGGAAAAAACTTTAGTGAAACTGTTGAGAGTTTTTTCACAGAGTATCATCCTTCTACTTATCTTTCACATTCAATGGTTCATCGAACAAGCAAAATTCAAGATCTCATTGTAAGCATTCTAGGTGAACGTGCAGACCACTTAACTAATTTCAGGCCATTGTGGTCACATACACTTCAGaaccatagttattaacttgtttttctatttgaattatgccttttcttgtatttatgtGTTACTTAACAGTTTTTGGACCTGTCAATCATGCTCTCTTAGTTATCCCTGAAGATACCCTCCTTGGAAAACTGGGGGCTGACATAAGATTAAAATAGATGACAATGTTTACAATTGAAAATTCAAGCCTGATTGTCCTGAAAAAAGTTCATCCTTTCATTAATGCATCAAATCAGCTTCTTTTGGAAAAGGGAACTGGTCATGAAAGTTGTGTGTTTTATTGTCATGCACAAACATAACTATTGAAATGTTCTAGAAAGCTTTGTATATATTGTCATCATGTAAATTTCAATATGTTCATGGAACATGGAGAAGACTGACCTTGCTGACATGATATACGGTCATTGTTTATATATCTGATTGTCACCATTTTGAATCTCTTGCTTATTGTTGTTTAAAAATGTGTTATCCTTGGTAGAATGATGCGGACAAATTGTATAGAAAGCTTGACTGCATGAAATCAAACAACCATTCTCAGCAAAACTTCAGACGTGATGGCTTTTTAGGACTCACTGGACGCAAAGTTAATCTTTTAGACCTCTATGAAAAGAAGTTGGAAGATTTGGAAGATAATTTGAGGAAGGAGCAAAATTTATTGGCTGGAGAGGTGCGTGGCATCAGTTCTCAgtgtttgaatttaataattatatgagACATTCAAATGGTACTAGTGATATTTATGTGGAGAATAGTGTCCACTTAATCTGCTTAAGTTTTCTTTGGCCATTAATGCAACTGTTGGCACACAAGGGAACAGCTTTCAGGTTTTCTGTGTCAATCATCTCTTAACTTTAAAAACATGTATGCCAACTCCCACTGCCAGTCTTGTGGAGGGGGTTCTAGGAGGGTGATCTGTGTATAATTCTAGCTTTCAGAAGCTTTTGGATAAAGTGGATTATGAATTTGATGGTTTTTGGAATAGCTGAGTTTGAGATTGGGCAGCTACTTCAGTTTATAGGATGAACTGCAATTCATTATGTACTCTTCTTCATTTATAATCTAAGACTCTAGATTTGTCATGGGATGTTATTGCTTAAGAAGCTCCTGCTTCTATTCATGCCAATAAAATGCACTTTTATTCAGAAGAACTTGTAGGAATAGTAATAGAGTATGGTTGCATATAGATGGATGAATATAGAACACAGCACAAAACATATGAAAGTTCTCATTTGTTTTGAGTTCAACTCTGATCATCTGTTCTCTGGAAGTGTGGAAAATACCCTTCTTCACATTCTATTGTAACAGAATCCATTTCATGCATTTGATGTCAATGCAAAGATGACATCTTATGCAACCTTTTGCTCTTACTATATACACTTGTAAATTTTCAGGAAGTTCCAGCCGCTTTTGTTTCATTCAAGTCGCGGTTTGGTGCTGCAGTAGCCTTACACATCCAACAGGGGGTTAATCCCACAGAATGGGTCACTGAGCGAGCTCCTGAGCCTCAGGATGTTCACTGGGCTTTCTTTTCTGCATCATTCATTAAAAGATGGATCTTCAAACTGGTGGTGCTTGTTGCATCATTTGCTCTAattgttctttttcttattcCAGTTGTGATAGTGCAAGGTCTTGCTAATCTGGATCAGTTGGAAAAATGGTTTCCTTTTCTGAAAGACATACTGAGCCTGTAAGTGAAAATTGTAATTTCTCATTGATATAATCCACCCAAAGCTGATCATGGGGTTCCCTTGAGGCTATTTGAGGTTATTTTATGTAGATATATGTTATAAAATTCTAACTACCTTGTTAAGCTGCATACCTGCCATTAAAACTTTGAGCATGCAGAAAATGATTAAAGATTTATTTGAATATACGAATTAATGAATTCATTTAATAGGGGAAGCACTACTGATGGCCTCATGCATATAGGTGAAAAACTGTGTGGTCAAATCTGATACatgtaaaaacattttttcttgtcTCTAAAACTTGGCATGCATTATATACAGTAATTAGTGATGTGGCATTCACTGTTGAACTGTATGTTTAAATGTCTGAAGAGGAAGCAGGTTGTAACCATGTCATGATTTTGTTTCTGTGGTGTcctgatttttcatttaatagcCTGCTTGACCCCTTTTTCTAGTCTAGAAAAATTTTATAAAGGAAAACTTTAGGACCACAAAAAACATAGATAATGGCTAGACATTGAATATTTTATGCGGGGAAGtaacttttaaatttgaataaaaattgttgTGTCAGAACTATAAAATGGCCATCGTAATATGATAATGTTAATGAAAAACTATCATTATATATTTAGAACCTATCAAGTACATGCTTGCAATGCATGTCCTTACCAAGAATACTTGCAAATATTCGCAATAACTTGATGAATAATCAACATAAATAAAGGTTTTATTCCTTCCAGCTTCAATCCAGATCTATTGATTTTGAGTATCAGTTTCCTGGCAATCACTTTGAAGTTAATGTGAAATTAgagtttgtaatttattttgtttttgttcctaACTTCAACTTCAGATAGTTATCAGGCATCTTGATCTGATTAGAAAATAGAGATGGATTGTGCCTAGTTGGTTTTGTGTGAAGTTGCAGATCTAGAGAAGCTTAGAAAGAACTAATTACtgatttcaagtttttcaaattCCTTGAAGTTTTTAAGTTATTTGAAATCATTGATTAGTCTAATTGTTAAGACATGGAACTAATATGCACAATTTTTTGAGCTGCAGAACTGTTGTCAGTCAAGTAATTACAGGATATCTTCCAAGTCTCATTCTGcagttatttctttcttttgttccaCCAATTATGTTAACATTTTCCGCCATTCAAGGATACATTTCTCGCAGTCAAATAGAAAGAAGTTCTTGTTCCAAGATGCTATGGTTTATCATATGGAACATCTTCTTTGCAAATGTACTGTCAGGGTCAGCTTTGTATCTAGTCAATGTCTTCCTTGAGCCCAAAAATATTCCCAGGGTGCTAGCTGAAGCTGTCCCAGGTCAGGTGGGAATGCATCTCTGTTCTGTATATTCTTTTACAACTTTTGCCTTTTCTCCCTAATATGTGCAGTTTCTTCTCAGTTTTGTGATTTTGAACAAACCTTAAATTCCTTTATGCTACAAGTTTCATTCACAAGTATAATGGATTCCTTATTCTGGCTTTATTAGGCATCGTTCTTCATTTCATATGTTGTGACTTCTGGGTGGACCAATCTATCATCAGAACTCTTCCGATTGATTCCACTGGTTTGCAGTTTTTGGAAAAGACTATTTTCAGGAAAATATGGGGATGAATTTGAGGTTCCATCAATTCCTTACTATAATGATATCCCCACTATTCTCTTCTTTGGACTTCTGGGTATAACGTACTTTTTCCTCTCTCCCCTAATTCTGCCATTTCTCTTGGTTTACTTTTGCCTTGGATACATCATCTTTCGCAACCAGGTAAGCATaacatttctttcttattttttttattcatttattagtTTTTCCATGTTAGATATTAATTTAGATGATTATCAAGGCTTCATATGCAGCCAGCATTAAGAGTATTAACAATTCCTGAAgacttaattttcatgatgaCATGTGATCTTGAATTAGAAAACCCTTAGATTTCTGTTATCTAAAAAATGGATCAAAAGTGAATTTCGATCCTTCCAGGTTTTTAATTTCGATATGGACTTGGCTGACATGTAAAGTTACTTTTTTCCATTTGATGCCAACATTCTGAAATTTAACAATTAGATGCCAATATACATGTGACTTAAGGTAATGCTAGTGTAGTAGCAATTTGCTCTGTACCTTGCTTGCTGTGAATATCTGAGCAGTTCAATTCACTTTCATTTGCCCTCACCTATCCACCATGATGCTATAAAACTATAGCCTCTCTTGAAGTCTTGATGATTAGAGCCTTATTTCAAAAGTCAAATCGACATATTCGATAGTTGGTTACTTTTGTTTTGGCAGAACTCTGGCTTTGAAAGGCAATGACAAATTAACAGCATTGCTTGGACCCATATTATCGTATCTTACATTCTTAATATAATTGACACTTCAGGACTACAAATTTTAGTGCATTTGGGTCTAAACATGATTTGTGAAAATTAATTAGTAC
The DNA window shown above is from Populus trichocarpa isolate Nisqually-1 chromosome 4, P.trichocarpa_v4.1, whole genome shotgun sequence and carries:
- the LOC7463061 gene encoding CSC1-like protein HYP1, producing the protein MILSALLTSVGINLGLCLLFFTLYSILRKQPGNFYVYAPRLVDKEKSQPQESDDFYLERLLPSAGWVRNAWQLSEDEILSISGLDGLVLTRIFTFSLKVFTVAGVIGISILLPINYFGNQLSDDFGHLPNKSLDSFSISNVNDGSNRLWVHFSAAYIFTGVVCYLLYYEHNYMSAKRIAYFYSSKPQPHQFTILVRSIPSSSGKNFSETVESFFTEYHPSTYLSHSMVHRTSKIQDLINDADKLYRKLDCMKSNNHSQQNFRRDGFLGLTGRKVNLLDLYEKKLEDLEDNLRKEQNLLAGEEVPAAFVSFKSRFGAAVALHIQQGVNPTEWVTERAPEPQDVHWAFFSASFIKRWIFKLVVLVASFALIVLFLIPVVIVQGLANLDQLEKWFPFLKDILSLTVVSQVITGYLPSLILQLFLSFVPPIMLTFSAIQGYISRSQIERSSCSKMLWFIIWNIFFANVLSGSALYLVNVFLEPKNIPRVLAEAVPGQASFFISYVVTSGWTNLSSELFRLIPLVCSFWKRLFSGKYGDEFEVPSIPYYNDIPTILFFGLLGITYFFLSPLILPFLLVYFCLGYIIFRNQLLNVYAPKYETAGMFWPIVHNSTIFSLILMHIIAIGIFGLKKLPLASSLIIPLPVLTLIFNAYCQKRFLPLFKAYPTECLIKKDRKDLNEAGMTEFYDKLVTAYQDPALRPVQYARSSDRDTSPLLHSTEV